A stretch of the Lineus longissimus chromosome 12, tnLinLong1.2, whole genome shotgun sequence genome encodes the following:
- the LOC135496564 gene encoding uncharacterized protein LOC135496564: MEHELSLKGETVYIQEPTNQDTGNEPQCATAPLHHEYVTAPLYHEYATAPLRHYHEYATAPLHHEYATASLRHCTTNTPLRHCATAPMHHEYVTAPLYHEYATAPLRHCATAPRIRHCATAPLHHEYVTAPLCHCTTNTPPIRRPAAYCNAPRQCAKYATNHKASSVPQCAGQCRSQFKSSHLYTFGSCIEPTCPFRNSAR; the protein is encoded by the coding sequence ATGGAACATGAACTCTCGCTGAAGGGAGAGACAGTTTATATCCAGGAACCAACCAACCAGGATACAGGGAATGAACCGCAATGCGCCACTGCGCCACTGCATCACGAATACGTCACTGCGCCACTGTACCACGAATACGCCACTGCGCCACTGCGCCACTACCACGAATACGCCACTGCGCCACTGCACCACGAATACGCCACTGCGTCACTGCGCCACTGTACCACGAATACGCCACTGCGCCACTGCGCCACTGCGCCAATGCATCACGAATACGTCACTGCGCCACTGTACCACGAATACGCCACTGCGCCACTGCGCCACTGCGCCACTGCACCACGAATACGCCACTGCGCCACTGCGCCACTGCATCACGAATACGTCACTGCGCCACTGTGCCACTGCACCACGAATACGCCACCAATCAGGAGGCCAGCAGCGTACTGCAATGCACCGAGGCAATGCGCAAAATACGCCACCAATCATAAGGCCAGCAGCGTACCGCAATGCGCCGGGCAATGCCGCAGTCAGTTCAAATCCTCTCACCTGTACACATTTGGGTCCTGCATAGAGCCTACCTGTCCGTTTAGGAATAGTGCAAGGTGA